Proteins found in one Microbispora sp. ZYX-F-249 genomic segment:
- a CDS encoding metallophosphoesterase family protein, producing the protein MKVVVLADTHAPRRWKSCPPAVAGHLRGADLILHAGDVCTADVLVELSAYARVHAVLGNNDGPDVAAWGAPETLELDLGGLRVAMIHDSGQAAGRTGRMRRRFPDADLVVFGHSHIPMDVTGDGVRVFNPGSPTDRRRQPHGTVGVLDVEGGVLRRAEIVPVT; encoded by the coding sequence GTGAAGGTCGTCGTGCTGGCGGACACCCACGCGCCGCGGCGCTGGAAGTCCTGCCCGCCCGCGGTCGCCGGGCACCTGCGGGGGGCGGACCTGATCCTGCACGCCGGCGACGTCTGCACCGCGGACGTGCTGGTTGAGCTGTCCGCGTACGCCCGGGTCCACGCGGTGCTCGGCAACAACGACGGCCCGGACGTCGCGGCCTGGGGCGCTCCCGAGACGCTCGAACTCGACCTCGGCGGACTCCGGGTGGCGATGATCCACGACAGCGGGCAGGCCGCCGGGCGGACCGGGCGGATGCGGCGCCGCTTCCCGGACGCCGATCTGGTCGTCTTCGGCCACTCGCACATCCCCATGGACGTGACCGGCGACGGAGTGCGGGTGTTCAACCCCGGCTCGCCCACCGACCGCCGCCGCCAGCCGCACGGCACCGTCGGGGTCCTCGACGTCGAGGGCGGCGTGCTGCGGCGGGCCGAGATCGTCCCCGTCACCTGA
- a CDS encoding Ppx/GppA phosphatase family protein, translating into MRLGVLDVGSNTVHLLVMDAHQGARPLPAFSHKEELRLAEHLVDGDRLGEEGAARLGAFVREAARIAEDKGVEDLIAFATSAVRDAVNGEDVLAQIKADTRVDIQVLSGEDEARLTFLAVRRWFGWSSGRLLVTDIGGGSLEIASGIDEEPDVTVSLPLGAGRLTRDWFTADPPAPEELRALRRHVRTEIGRTAGAVARYGRPDHAVATSKTFRQLARIAGAASSSEGPYVKRTLTHEDLVEWTARLAAMPAARRAELPGVSAGRAAQLLAGAVVADAAMDLFELPVLEICPWALREGVILRRLDGLPMGRPSLADQ; encoded by the coding sequence ATGCGACTCGGAGTCCTGGACGTCGGTTCCAACACGGTGCATCTGCTGGTGATGGACGCGCATCAGGGTGCCCGGCCCCTCCCCGCGTTCTCCCACAAGGAGGAGCTGCGGCTGGCCGAGCACCTCGTCGACGGCGACAGGCTCGGCGAGGAGGGCGCGGCGCGGCTCGGGGCCTTCGTGCGTGAAGCGGCCCGCATCGCCGAGGACAAGGGCGTGGAGGACCTGATCGCCTTCGCCACCTCGGCGGTGCGCGACGCGGTGAACGGCGAGGACGTGCTGGCCCAGATCAAGGCCGACACGCGGGTGGACATCCAGGTGCTGTCGGGGGAGGACGAGGCCAGGCTGACGTTCCTGGCCGTACGCCGCTGGTTCGGCTGGTCCTCCGGGCGGCTGCTGGTGACCGACATCGGGGGTGGCTCGCTGGAGATCGCCTCCGGCATCGACGAGGAGCCCGACGTCACGGTCTCCCTGCCGCTCGGGGCGGGACGGCTCACCCGCGACTGGTTCACCGCCGACCCGCCCGCCCCGGAGGAACTCCGCGCGCTGCGCCGGCACGTGCGCACCGAGATCGGGCGGACCGCCGGGGCGGTCGCCAGGTACGGCAGGCCCGACCACGCGGTCGCCACGTCCAAGACCTTCCGCCAGCTCGCGCGCATCGCGGGGGCGGCCTCGTCGAGCGAGGGCCCGTACGTCAAGCGGACACTGACGCACGAGGACCTGGTCGAGTGGACGGCCCGGCTGGCGGCGATGCCGGCGGCCCGCAGGGCGGAGCTTCCCGGGGTGTCCGCCGGGCGGGCCGCGCAGCTTCTCGCCGGCGCGGTCGTCGCGGACGCCGCGATGGACCTGTTCGAGCTGCCGGTGCTGGAGATCTGCCCATGGGCGCTGCGGGAGGGCGTGATCCTGCGCAGGCTCGACGGCCTGCCCATGGGCAGGCCCTCGCTGGCCGATCAGTAA
- a CDS encoding NADPH:quinone reductase, whose amino-acid sequence MYSETGDSGVLRVAERPVPEPGPGEVRVRVVRSGVNPTDWKARRGTPSHPEAVPNQDGAGIVDAAGPGVTGVSPGERVWLWEAAWGRPDGTAQEYVVLPERQVVPLPDGASLDLGASLGIPALTAHRCLTVADGGPDRLTPGALDGRTVLVAGGAGAVGNAAIQLARWAGATVVTTVSGPEKAALARAAGAHHVVNYRTGDPVAEIRGVAPGGADIVVEVAPAPNAALDAAVTAPRGVVAVYANNGGDEVTLPVRELFSRNIRYQFVLVYTVPEAAKDAAVADVRAAVEAGALRVGEEAGLPVHHFPLERTADAHDAVESGVIGKVLVDVTPE is encoded by the coding sequence GTGTATTCCGAGACCGGTGACAGCGGCGTCCTGCGCGTGGCCGAACGGCCCGTGCCCGAGCCGGGACCCGGAGAGGTACGCGTACGGGTGGTGCGGTCCGGGGTCAACCCCACCGACTGGAAGGCGCGGCGCGGCACGCCGAGCCATCCCGAGGCCGTGCCCAACCAGGACGGCGCCGGCATCGTGGACGCCGCCGGGCCGGGCGTGACCGGGGTGTCCCCGGGCGAGCGCGTGTGGCTGTGGGAGGCCGCATGGGGGCGGCCGGACGGCACCGCCCAGGAGTACGTTGTGCTGCCCGAGCGGCAGGTCGTGCCGCTGCCGGACGGGGCCTCCCTCGACCTCGGCGCGAGCCTCGGCATTCCCGCGCTGACCGCGCACCGCTGCCTGACCGTGGCCGACGGCGGGCCGGACCGGCTCACCCCCGGGGCACTCGACGGCAGGACGGTCCTCGTCGCGGGCGGCGCCGGTGCCGTGGGCAACGCCGCGATCCAGCTCGCCCGCTGGGCCGGGGCGACCGTGGTGACCACCGTCAGCGGGCCGGAGAAGGCGGCGCTGGCCCGGGCCGCGGGGGCGCACCACGTCGTGAACTACCGCACCGGCGATCCGGTGGCGGAGATCCGCGGCGTCGCCCCCGGCGGCGCCGACATCGTCGTGGAGGTCGCGCCGGCGCCCAACGCCGCGCTCGACGCGGCGGTCACCGCGCCGCGAGGGGTGGTCGCGGTGTACGCGAACAACGGGGGAGACGAGGTCACGCTGCCGGTCCGCGAGCTGTTCAGCCGCAACATCCGCTACCAGTTCGTCCTGGTCTACACGGTGCCCGAGGCCGCCAAGGACGCCGCCGTGGCCGACGTGCGCGCGGCGGTCGAGGCGGGCGCGCTGCGGGTGGGGGAGGAGGCCGGGCTGCCCGTCCACCACTTCCCGCTGGAGCGTACGGCGGACGCCCACGACGCGGTCGAGTCGGGCGTGATCGGCAAGGTGCTCGTGGACGTCACCCCCGAGTGA
- a CDS encoding RecQ family ATP-dependent DNA helicase, with amino-acid sequence MSVRQRYGGLSGGRPGDRLGGAGGGWSRDWSGSWAGGWAGGRFGRRFGRRGRRLRATARDAFGWQQLRPGQQEAMELLLAGRDVLLVMPTGGGKSAVYQVPGLLLDGPTVVVSPLIALQRDQVMGLLKAGAAGAVAVNSAGSVEAGLDQVSAGDAEYVFLSPEQLAKPEVVERLAEARPSLIAVDEAHCVSAWGHDFRPEYLRLGKVIERLGHPPVIAMTATAAPTVREEIIESLGLTGAQQIVRGFDRPNLNLEVHRFTDDDDKRTSLADHAAGLDGVGLIYVATRRQAEEYAELLKERGRRAEAYHAGMKSKDRRRIHERFQDDDLDTVVATSAFGMGIDKHDVRYVLHAAPPESLDAYYQEIGRAGRDGNPADAVLFYRTEDLGLRKFFSGGRADENLMRRIATLVHEHGGEVAAADLRELLDIGAARLTSHVNLLERAGALEVSHGGALHYAPDGPPPDEAAARAAEIDDVRHRMEDSRLEMMRGYAETTGCRRRFLLEYFGEPYERSCGDCDTCRSGTVTPPEAGDGPFPMHADVRHAEWGHGIVMSREQDRITVLFDSVGYKTLALGVVDELLEVV; translated from the coding sequence ATGAGCGTCAGGCAGAGATATGGGGGTCTGTCCGGCGGACGACCCGGTGACAGGCTCGGCGGCGCCGGGGGCGGCTGGTCGCGCGACTGGTCGGGAAGCTGGGCCGGCGGCTGGGCCGGGGGCCGCTTCGGCCGGCGTTTCGGGCGCAGGGGCAGGCGCCTGCGGGCCACGGCCAGGGACGCCTTCGGCTGGCAGCAGCTGCGTCCCGGTCAGCAGGAGGCGATGGAGCTCCTGCTCGCGGGGCGCGACGTGCTGCTGGTGATGCCGACCGGCGGCGGCAAGTCGGCCGTCTACCAGGTGCCGGGGTTGCTCCTGGACGGCCCGACGGTCGTCGTGTCGCCGCTCATCGCCCTGCAGCGCGACCAGGTCATGGGCCTGCTCAAGGCGGGAGCCGCGGGCGCGGTCGCGGTCAACTCGGCCGGCTCGGTCGAGGCGGGCCTCGACCAGGTCAGCGCGGGCGACGCCGAGTACGTGTTCCTGTCGCCGGAGCAGCTCGCCAAGCCCGAGGTGGTCGAGCGGCTGGCCGAGGCCCGGCCGTCGCTGATCGCCGTGGACGAGGCGCACTGCGTGTCCGCCTGGGGCCACGACTTCCGGCCGGAGTACCTGCGGCTCGGCAAGGTCATCGAGCGTCTCGGCCATCCTCCGGTGATCGCGATGACCGCCACGGCCGCGCCGACGGTGCGCGAAGAGATCATCGAGTCGCTCGGCCTGACGGGGGCGCAGCAGATCGTCCGGGGATTCGACCGGCCCAACCTCAACCTCGAGGTCCACCGGTTCACCGACGACGACGACAAGCGCACGAGCCTGGCCGACCACGCCGCCGGTCTGGACGGCGTCGGGCTGATCTACGTGGCGACGCGGCGCCAGGCCGAGGAGTACGCGGAGCTGCTCAAGGAGCGGGGCCGCCGGGCCGAGGCGTACCACGCGGGGATGAAGTCGAAGGATCGCCGCCGCATCCACGAGCGGTTCCAGGACGACGACCTCGACACGGTCGTGGCGACCTCGGCGTTCGGGATGGGCATCGACAAGCACGACGTGCGCTACGTGCTGCACGCCGCGCCCCCCGAGTCGCTCGACGCGTACTACCAGGAGATCGGCCGGGCGGGCCGGGACGGCAACCCCGCCGACGCCGTGCTGTTCTACCGGACCGAGGACCTGGGGCTGCGCAAGTTCTTCTCCGGGGGCCGGGCGGACGAGAACCTGATGCGGCGGATCGCGACGCTGGTCCACGAGCACGGCGGCGAGGTGGCCGCCGCCGACCTGCGCGAGCTCCTCGACATCGGGGCGGCCAGGCTGACCTCGCACGTCAACCTGCTGGAGCGGGCCGGAGCCCTCGAGGTCTCCCACGGCGGCGCCCTGCACTACGCGCCGGACGGCCCGCCGCCGGACGAGGCCGCCGCCCGCGCGGCGGAGATCGACGACGTCCGGCACCGGATGGAGGACTCCCGGCTGGAGATGATGCGCGGCTACGCCGAGACGACCGGCTGCCGGCGCCGTTTCCTGCTGGAGTACTTCGGCGAGCCGTACGAGCGGTCGTGCGGCGACTGCGACACCTGCCGCTCCGGGACCGTGACCCCGCCGGAGGCCGGCGACGGGCCGTTC